In a genomic window of Micromonospora cremea:
- a CDS encoding helix-turn-helix transcriptional regulator, with amino-acid sequence MEPRFLLLSDVAAELNVSDSQVYHMVRSGELPAIKIGGRGQWRVERARLEEYISHKYAETADWVRGNPLIDRDTE; translated from the coding sequence GTGGAGCCGAGGTTCCTGCTGCTCTCCGACGTCGCCGCCGAGCTGAACGTGTCGGACTCGCAGGTCTACCACATGGTGCGCAGCGGAGAACTGCCGGCGATCAAGATCGGCGGCCGCGGCCAGTGGCGGGTCGAGCGCGCCCGGCTGGAGGAGTACATCTCGCACAAGTACGCCGAGACCGCCGACTGGGTCCGCGGCAACCCACTCATCGACCGGGACACCGAGTAG
- a CDS encoding DUF6912 family protein, whose protein sequence is MTDELVRVYVPATVPMLARLREQGLTADQAHAVTPALREWYAEGDEEELEYVAFTRAAQDALHLLRADPAAPRRRVVVSADLPRAALGRGDGELGSSTVTLADAVPVSAVAAIHVDGTDAAEEIAAAADVVAEAAAGDPDAQFTVDGAEDHELEWYDVSEMDLLLRASG, encoded by the coding sequence GTGACCGACGAGCTTGTCCGGGTGTACGTGCCGGCGACCGTACCGATGCTGGCCCGCCTGCGTGAGCAGGGGCTGACCGCCGACCAGGCGCACGCGGTGACCCCGGCGCTGCGCGAGTGGTACGCCGAGGGCGATGAGGAGGAGTTGGAGTACGTCGCGTTCACCCGGGCCGCCCAGGACGCGCTGCACCTGCTCCGGGCCGACCCGGCCGCGCCCCGCCGCCGGGTCGTCGTCTCGGCCGACCTCCCGCGCGCCGCGCTCGGCCGGGGTGATGGTGAGCTGGGTTCCAGCACGGTGACGTTGGCCGACGCGGTGCCGGTGAGTGCCGTCGCGGCGATCCACGTGGACGGCACGGACGCGGCCGAGGAGATCGCCGCGGCGGCCGACGTGGTGGCCGAGGCCGCCGCCGGCGACCCGGACGCCCAGTTCACCGTCGACGGCGCCGAGGACCACGAGCTGGAGTGGTACGACGTGAGCGAGATGGACCTGCTCCTGCGCGCGAGCGGCTGA
- a CDS encoding GNAT family N-acetyltransferase — MEPVEIIEDGLLLRPWREADADAVHRACQDPDIQRWTTVPRPYLPEHAHGFVTELSRRAWAEGTGAPFAVCDPVTGDLLGSCGLVSISGAGTGEIGYWTAPWARGRGVTVRASRAVARWSFETLGLRRLIWQAEVGNHASRLVALRVGFRIDGLLRLADPAPNGSADGWIGSLLPGEVPAPGATGPAGPGTLAARRAAVFGRPQPTLFATAGAGELLLRPMEEQDLDAVVETCHDPETIRWTTVPDPYERADAQWYRGFSREAWARGDAACYVIADPDDRYAGSIDLRLSPADPLLADVGFMTAPAARGRGYMPAALAALSAWGFTTLGLARIEWKANVGNTASRRVAEKAGFAFEGTARGGVQHRGERVDAWIAALLAEDLT, encoded by the coding sequence GTGGAGCCTGTGGAGATCATCGAGGACGGCCTGCTGTTGCGGCCCTGGCGGGAAGCCGACGCCGACGCGGTGCACCGCGCGTGCCAGGACCCGGACATCCAGCGCTGGACCACCGTACCGCGCCCATACCTCCCGGAACACGCGCACGGATTCGTCACCGAACTGAGCCGGCGGGCCTGGGCGGAGGGCACCGGCGCACCATTCGCGGTCTGCGACCCGGTCACCGGCGACCTCCTCGGCTCGTGCGGGCTCGTCTCAATCAGCGGCGCCGGCACCGGCGAGATCGGCTACTGGACGGCCCCGTGGGCGCGTGGCCGCGGGGTCACCGTCCGGGCTTCCCGCGCGGTGGCCCGCTGGTCCTTCGAAACGCTCGGGCTGCGCCGGCTGATCTGGCAGGCCGAGGTGGGCAACCACGCCTCCCGGCTGGTCGCGCTCCGCGTCGGGTTCCGGATCGACGGCCTGCTGCGGCTGGCCGACCCAGCGCCCAACGGCAGCGCGGACGGCTGGATCGGGTCGCTGCTGCCCGGCGAGGTGCCCGCCCCCGGGGCCACCGGGCCGGCCGGGCCGGGCACCCTGGCCGCCCGGCGGGCCGCCGTCTTCGGCCGCCCACAGCCCACCCTTTTCGCCACCGCCGGGGCCGGCGAGCTGCTGCTCCGGCCGATGGAGGAGCAGGACCTGGACGCCGTGGTGGAGACCTGCCACGATCCGGAGACCATCCGCTGGACGACGGTGCCGGACCCGTACGAGCGCGCCGACGCGCAGTGGTACCGGGGTTTCAGCCGGGAAGCCTGGGCCCGGGGAGACGCCGCCTGCTACGTGATCGCCGACCCGGACGACCGGTACGCCGGCTCGATCGACCTGCGGCTCTCCCCCGCCGACCCGCTGCTGGCCGACGTGGGCTTCATGACCGCCCCGGCGGCCCGCGGCCGCGGTTACATGCCGGCCGCGCTGGCCGCGCTGAGCGCGTGGGGCTTCACCACACTGGGCCTGGCCCGGATCGAGTGGAAGGCGAACGTGGGCAACACGGCCTCCCGCCGGGTGGCGGAGAAGGCGGGCTTCGCCTTCGAGGGGACGGCCCGGGGCGGAGTGCAGCACCGGGGTGAGCGGGTGGACGCCTGGATTGCCGCACTGCTCGCCGAGGACCTGACGTGA
- the ftsE gene encoding cell division ATP-binding protein FtsE: MIQLEQVTKTYPKASRPSLDNVSVSIEKGEFVFFIGPSGSGKSTIIKMLLHEVAPNKGRVVVNGKDVTSMRSWKRPHFRRSIGCVFQDFRLLPNRTAYENVAFALEVIGKTKAVARRVVPEVLELVGLGGKEHRYPHELSGGEQQRVAVARAFVNRPLILLADEPTGNLDPDTSIEIMRLLDRINRTGTTVVMVTHDSNIVNQMRRRVVEIESGRIVRDQARGVYG; encoded by the coding sequence GTGATTCAGCTTGAGCAAGTGACGAAGACGTACCCGAAGGCGTCCCGGCCTTCGCTCGACAACGTGTCCGTCTCGATCGAGAAGGGCGAGTTCGTCTTCTTCATCGGTCCATCCGGCTCCGGCAAGTCCACGATCATCAAAATGCTGCTGCACGAGGTCGCGCCTAACAAGGGGCGCGTCGTCGTCAACGGCAAGGACGTCACCTCGATGCGCTCCTGGAAGCGACCCCACTTCCGGCGCTCGATCGGCTGCGTCTTTCAGGACTTCCGGCTGCTGCCGAACCGCACCGCGTACGAGAACGTGGCGTTCGCCCTTGAGGTGATCGGCAAGACCAAGGCGGTTGCCCGTCGGGTCGTGCCGGAGGTGCTGGAGCTGGTCGGGCTCGGTGGCAAGGAGCACCGCTACCCGCACGAGCTCTCCGGTGGTGAGCAGCAGCGGGTCGCCGTCGCCCGGGCGTTCGTGAACCGTCCGCTGATCCTGCTGGCGGACGAGCCCACGGGAAACCTGGACCCGGACACCTCGATCGAGATCATGCGTCTGCTGGACCGGATCAACCGCACCGGCACGACCGTCGTGATGGTCACCCACGATTCAAACATCGTGAACCAGATGCGCCGCCGCGTCGTAGAGATTGAGAGCGGTCGCATCGTCCGTGACCAGGCCCGCGGCGTTTACGGGTGA
- the ftsX gene encoding permease-like cell division protein FtsX, whose protein sequence is MRVKYVLSEVLVGLWRNVTMTIAMIITMAVSLTMLGASGLMYRQVDDMKDLYYKNIQVSIFLNTDVTEEQRAQMDAKLKADPLVSEVIYVDKAEAYKRFQEMFQDAPDLISAVKEDSLPPSFRIKLNNPEQYKNIYDQYKDTEGVDEIIDQSRLLDKVFNILTAIQNIALAAAIVMAVAALLLVANTIQVAAYSKRREVAVMKLVGASNWFIQAPFVLEAVVAGLIGSLLGLVALIAAKYLLFDGSLKALEGLLSPISWGDILFIFPLMAGVGGLISAATAWITLRFYLRV, encoded by the coding sequence ATGCGCGTGAAATACGTCCTGTCCGAGGTACTGGTCGGACTGTGGCGCAACGTGACCATGACCATCGCGATGATCATCACGATGGCGGTCTCGCTGACCATGCTCGGCGCCAGCGGTCTCATGTACCGCCAGGTCGACGACATGAAGGACCTCTACTACAAGAACATCCAAGTCTCGATCTTCCTCAACACCGACGTGACCGAAGAGCAGCGCGCGCAGATGGACGCGAAGCTCAAGGCCGACCCGCTGGTCAGCGAGGTCATCTACGTCGACAAGGCCGAGGCGTACAAGCGGTTCCAGGAGATGTTCCAGGACGCGCCTGACCTGATCAGCGCCGTCAAGGAGGACAGCCTTCCGCCGTCGTTCCGGATCAAGCTGAACAACCCGGAGCAGTACAAGAACATCTACGACCAGTACAAGGACACCGAGGGCGTCGACGAGATCATTGACCAGAGTCGACTACTGGACAAGGTCTTCAACATCCTCACCGCGATCCAGAACATCGCCCTGGCCGCCGCCATCGTGATGGCGGTCGCCGCTCTGCTGCTGGTCGCCAACACCATTCAGGTGGCCGCGTACAGCAAGCGGCGGGAGGTGGCGGTCATGAAGCTCGTCGGCGCATCCAACTGGTTCATCCAGGCGCCGTTCGTGCTGGAGGCCGTGGTGGCCGGCCTGATCGGCTCGTTGCTCGGCCTGGTGGCCCTGATAGCGGCGAAGTATCTGCTCTTCGACGGGTCGCTCAAGGCCTTGGAGGGCCTGCTCTCGCCGATCAGCTGGGGCGACATCCTGTTCATCTTCCCGCTGATGGCCGGCGTCGGTGGCCTGATTAGCGCCGCCACCGCCTGGATCACCCTCCGCTTCTACCTGCGGGTGTAG
- the prfB gene encoding peptide chain release factor 2 gives MTAADYAEQLKELDATLRNIEAVLNLDRLHEDKARLEEAASAPDLWDDQAKAQQVTSQLSYVNGEISKLGSLRSQLDDAKVLLELAEAESDPGVLTEVESEITGLTKAIQEMEVRTLLSGEYDSREALVAIRAGAGGVDAADFAEMLLRMYLRWAERHGYPTEVYETSYAEEAGLKSATFAVKVPYAYGTLSVESGTHRLVRISPFDNQGRRQTSFAGVEVLPVTEQTDHIDIPENEVRVDVYRSSGPGGQSVNTTDSAVRLTHIPTGIVVTCQNEKSQLQNKASALRVLQARLLERKRQEEQAKLEGLKENAAGSWGDQMRSYVLHPYQMVKDLRTEQETGNPSAVFDGELDGFIEAGIRWRKQRQLAGDGA, from the coding sequence GTGACCGCTGCCGATTACGCCGAACAGCTCAAGGAACTCGACGCCACCCTGCGAAACATCGAGGCCGTCCTCAACCTGGACCGTCTGCACGAGGACAAGGCCCGGCTGGAGGAGGCGGCTTCCGCCCCCGACCTCTGGGACGACCAGGCCAAGGCTCAGCAGGTGACCTCGCAGCTGTCGTACGTCAACGGCGAGATCAGCAAGCTGGGCAGCCTGCGTTCCCAGCTCGACGACGCCAAGGTGCTGCTGGAGCTGGCCGAGGCCGAGTCCGACCCGGGCGTGCTGACCGAGGTCGAATCGGAGATCACCGGGCTGACCAAGGCCATCCAGGAGATGGAGGTCCGCACCCTGCTCTCCGGCGAGTACGACTCCCGGGAGGCGCTGGTCGCCATCCGGGCCGGCGCGGGTGGCGTGGACGCGGCGGACTTCGCCGAGATGCTGCTGCGCATGTACCTGCGCTGGGCGGAGCGGCACGGCTACCCGACCGAGGTCTACGAGACCTCGTACGCCGAGGAGGCGGGCCTGAAGTCGGCCACCTTCGCGGTCAAGGTGCCCTACGCGTACGGCACGCTGAGCGTCGAGTCGGGGACCCACCGGCTGGTCCGGATCAGCCCGTTCGACAACCAGGGCCGCCGGCAGACCAGCTTCGCGGGCGTGGAGGTCCTGCCGGTCACCGAGCAGACCGACCACATCGACATCCCGGAGAACGAGGTGCGGGTCGACGTGTACCGCTCCTCCGGCCCGGGCGGGCAGAGCGTCAACACCACCGACTCGGCGGTCCGGCTCACCCACATTCCGACCGGCATCGTGGTGACCTGTCAGAACGAGAAGTCCCAGCTGCAGAACAAGGCCTCCGCGCTGCGGGTGCTCCAGGCTCGGCTGCTGGAGCGCAAGCGCCAGGAGGAGCAGGCCAAGCTGGAGGGGCTCAAGGAGAACGCGGCCGGCTCCTGGGGCGACCAGATGCGCTCCTACGTCCTGCACCCGTATCAGATGGTGAAGGATCTCCGAACCGAGCAGGAGACCGGCAATCCGAGCGCGGTCTTCGACGGCGAGTTGGACGGCTTCATCGAAGCGGGTATCCGCTGGCGCAAGCAGCGTCAGCTCGCCGGCGACGGTGCGTGA
- a CDS encoding tryptophan 2,3-dioxygenase — translation MTHPTPAPDPRFGEQGGRLTYSDYLRLADLLAAQVPESDPASHDELLFITIHQVYELWFKLLLAELSDARDRMLAGETYLPRVRLERCHVVERVLVGQVDVIDTMTPQDFLAFRTKLAPASGFQSVQFREIEFLSGLKDPDFLHRFRRLPPAERDRLDRRLAEPSLWDGFLAVLARAGFPVGDAEARFAAYARIAADRERFGPLWDLAEALVAHDQAFSLWRARHVLMAERQIGTKPGTGGSAGGAYLRSRVETRFYPELWELRSRL, via the coding sequence GTGACGCACCCCACCCCTGCGCCCGACCCCCGCTTCGGGGAACAGGGCGGCCGGCTCACCTACAGCGACTACCTTCGGTTGGCCGACCTGCTCGCGGCGCAGGTGCCGGAGTCCGATCCGGCCTCCCACGACGAACTGCTCTTCATCACCATCCACCAGGTGTACGAGCTGTGGTTCAAGCTGCTGCTCGCCGAGCTGTCCGACGCCCGGGACCGGATGCTGGCCGGCGAGACCTACCTGCCCCGGGTGCGGCTGGAACGCTGCCACGTGGTGGAGCGGGTGCTGGTCGGCCAGGTCGACGTGATCGACACGATGACGCCGCAGGACTTCCTGGCCTTCCGCACCAAGCTGGCTCCGGCCAGTGGATTCCAGTCGGTGCAGTTCCGGGAGATCGAGTTCCTCTCCGGGCTCAAGGACCCGGATTTCCTGCACCGGTTCCGCCGGTTGCCGCCGGCCGAACGGGACCGGCTGGACCGGCGACTGGCCGAGCCGAGCCTCTGGGACGGTTTCCTGGCCGTGCTCGCCCGGGCCGGGTTCCCGGTCGGCGACGCCGAGGCGCGCTTCGCGGCGTACGCCAGGATCGCCGCGGACCGGGAGCGGTTCGGGCCGCTCTGGGACCTCGCGGAGGCCCTGGTCGCCCACGATCAGGCATTTTCCCTGTGGCGGGCTCGGCACGTGCTGATGGCCGAGCGGCAGATCGGCACCAAGCCGGGCACCGGCGGGTCGGCCGGCGGCGCCTACCTGCGGTCCCGGGTGGAGACGCGCTTCTATCCGGAATTGTGGGAGCTGCGCAGCCGGCTCTGA
- the secA gene encoding preprotein translocase subunit SecA, translating into MSILEKVLNAGEGRMVRRLKAIAAAVSSIEDDYVNLTDEELRGMTEQFRERLADGETLDDLLPEAFAVAREASARVLGQRPYDVQVMGGAALHFGNIAEMKTGEGKTLTSVMAVYLNALSGDGVHVVTVNDYLAQRDAAWMGRVHEFLGLTVGVVLPNRPASEHKAAYECDITYGTNNEFGFDYLRDNMAWSKDELVQRGHNFAVVDEVDSILIDEARTPLIISGPAEHSARWYGEFAGVVARLQPGTDGEGDYEVDHSKRTIAVTERGVAKVEDRLGIDNLYESVNTPLVGYLNNAIKAKELYKRDKDYIVSDGEVLIVDEFTGRILHGRRYNEGMHQAIEAKEGVEIKQENQTLATITLQNYFRLYSKLSGMTGTAQTEASEFNKVYKVGVVSIPTHRPMVRADRPDVIYKTEKAKFNAVIEDIAERHQMGQPVLVGTVSVENSEILSQLLRRRGIPHEVLNAKFHAREAEIVAQAGRKGAVTVATNMAGRGTDILLGGNAEFLAANELRQRGLDPLENEEEYAKAMEEVLPNWKQACDAEADEVAAAGGLYVLGTERHESRRIDNQLRGRAGRQGDPGESRFYLSLQDELMRRFRAGAVEAVMERFNIPEDVPIESKMVTRQIKSAQAQIEGQNAEIRKNVLKYDEVLNKQRQVVYAERLRVLNGEDLSDQVRNMIDDTVEAYVRGATSEGYGEDWDLEQLWSSLKQLYPVGVTIEELEEEAGGSRAGMDADFLVARLKEDAHAAYDRREEQLGPEGVRQLERMVLLQVIDRKWREHLYEMDYLQEGINLRAYAQRDPVVEYQREGFDMFATMMDGIKEETVGFLYNVDVQVTEPEPAAESEEVALLDKPVEIRAKGLNRAPQRQGLQYSGPTHDGESSPGAVAVEQAEQQAPALGVGRPAPGAPAAPGRTAPSAPQRPASGLRGPAVPSAAARRPAPNQAEASNGPSRNAPCPCGSGRKYKRCHGAPNGGN; encoded by the coding sequence GTGTCGATTCTGGAAAAGGTCCTTAACGCGGGCGAGGGCCGCATGGTGCGCCGGCTCAAGGCCATCGCCGCCGCCGTCAGCTCGATCGAGGACGACTACGTCAACCTCACCGACGAGGAGCTGCGCGGCATGACCGAGCAGTTCCGCGAGCGGCTCGCCGACGGCGAGACCCTCGACGACCTGCTGCCGGAGGCGTTCGCGGTGGCCCGCGAGGCGTCCGCGCGGGTGCTCGGCCAGCGGCCGTACGACGTCCAGGTGATGGGCGGCGCGGCGCTGCACTTCGGCAATATCGCCGAGATGAAGACCGGTGAGGGCAAGACGCTGACCTCGGTCATGGCCGTCTACCTCAACGCGCTCTCCGGCGACGGCGTGCACGTGGTCACCGTCAACGACTACCTCGCCCAGCGCGACGCGGCCTGGATGGGTCGGGTGCACGAGTTCCTCGGGCTGACCGTGGGCGTGGTGCTGCCGAACCGGCCAGCCAGCGAGCACAAGGCCGCCTATGAGTGCGACATCACCTACGGCACCAACAACGAGTTCGGCTTCGACTACCTGCGCGACAACATGGCCTGGTCGAAGGACGAACTGGTCCAGCGGGGCCACAACTTCGCGGTGGTCGACGAGGTCGACTCGATCCTGATCGACGAGGCACGCACCCCGCTGATCATCTCCGGCCCGGCCGAGCACTCGGCCCGCTGGTACGGCGAGTTCGCCGGCGTGGTGGCCCGGCTCCAGCCCGGCACCGACGGTGAGGGCGACTACGAGGTCGACCACTCCAAGCGCACCATCGCGGTCACCGAGCGCGGCGTGGCCAAGGTCGAGGACCGGCTCGGCATCGACAACCTGTACGAGTCGGTGAACACTCCGCTGGTCGGCTACCTGAACAACGCCATCAAGGCCAAGGAGCTGTACAAGCGCGACAAGGACTACATCGTCAGCGACGGTGAGGTCCTGATCGTCGACGAGTTCACCGGTCGCATCCTGCACGGCCGTCGCTACAACGAGGGCATGCACCAGGCGATCGAGGCCAAGGAGGGGGTGGAGATCAAGCAGGAGAACCAGACCCTGGCCACCATCACCCTCCAGAACTACTTCCGCCTCTACAGCAAGTTGTCCGGGATGACCGGTACGGCGCAGACCGAGGCGAGCGAGTTCAACAAGGTCTACAAGGTGGGCGTCGTGAGCATCCCGACCCACCGCCCGATGGTTCGCGCGGACCGGCCGGACGTCATCTACAAGACGGAGAAGGCCAAGTTCAACGCGGTGATCGAGGACATCGCCGAGCGGCACCAGATGGGCCAGCCGGTGCTGGTTGGCACGGTCTCGGTGGAAAACTCCGAGATCCTCTCCCAGTTGCTGCGCCGGCGGGGCATCCCGCACGAGGTGCTGAACGCCAAGTTCCACGCCCGGGAGGCCGAGATCGTCGCCCAGGCCGGGCGCAAGGGTGCGGTCACCGTGGCGACCAACATGGCCGGCCGTGGCACCGACATCCTGCTCGGCGGCAACGCCGAGTTCCTCGCCGCGAACGAGCTGCGCCAGCGCGGCCTCGACCCGCTGGAGAACGAGGAGGAGTACGCCAAGGCGATGGAGGAGGTCCTGCCCAACTGGAAGCAGGCCTGCGACGCCGAGGCGGACGAGGTCGCCGCCGCCGGGGGCCTGTACGTGCTGGGCACCGAGCGGCACGAGTCCCGACGGATCGACAACCAGCTGCGTGGTCGCGCCGGCCGGCAGGGTGACCCGGGCGAGTCCCGCTTCTACCTGTCGCTGCAGGACGAGCTGATGCGGCGCTTCCGGGCCGGCGCGGTCGAGGCGGTGATGGAGCGCTTCAACATCCCGGAGGACGTGCCCATCGAGTCGAAGATGGTCACCCGGCAGATCAAGAGCGCCCAGGCCCAGATCGAGGGCCAGAACGCCGAGATCCGCAAGAACGTGCTCAAGTACGACGAGGTGCTCAACAAGCAGCGCCAGGTCGTCTACGCCGAGCGGCTGCGGGTGCTCAACGGCGAGGACCTCTCCGACCAGGTCCGCAACATGATCGACGACACGGTCGAGGCGTACGTGCGGGGCGCCACCTCCGAGGGCTACGGCGAGGACTGGGACCTCGAGCAGCTCTGGTCCAGCCTCAAGCAGCTCTACCCGGTCGGCGTGACGATCGAGGAGCTGGAGGAGGAGGCCGGCGGTTCCCGGGCCGGCATGGACGCCGATTTCCTGGTCGCCCGGCTCAAGGAGGACGCGCACGCCGCGTACGACCGGCGCGAGGAGCAGCTCGGCCCCGAGGGGGTGCGCCAGCTCGAGCGGATGGTGCTGCTTCAGGTGATCGACCGCAAGTGGCGCGAGCACCTCTACGAGATGGACTACCTCCAGGAGGGCATCAACCTCCGGGCGTACGCCCAGCGCGACCCGGTGGTGGAATACCAGCGCGAGGGCTTCGACATGTTCGCCACCATGATGGACGGCATCAAGGAGGAGACGGTCGGCTTCCTCTACAACGTGGACGTCCAGGTGACCGAGCCGGAGCCGGCCGCGGAGTCGGAGGAGGTCGCGCTGCTCGACAAGCCGGTGGAGATCCGGGCGAAGGGTCTCAACCGCGCGCCGCAGCGACAGGGCCTGCAATACTCCGGCCCCACCCACGACGGCGAGTCCAGCCCCGGTGCTGTGGCCGTCGAGCAAGCCGAGCAGCAGGCCCCTGCGCTTGGTGTGGGTCGACCGGCCCCGGGTGCCCCGGCGGCGCCGGGCAGGACGGCTCCGTCGGCTCCGCAGCGGCCGGCCTCCGGGCTGCGTGGCCCGGCGGTCCCGTCGGCCGCCGCCCGACGCCCCGCGCCGAACCAGGCCGAGGCCAGCAACGGCCCGTCCCGCAACGCGCCGTGCCCGTGTGGCTCGGGCCGCAAGTACAAGCGCTGCCACGGTGCCCCCAACGGCGGCAACTGA
- a CDS encoding PadR family transcriptional regulator — protein MADSGVNPTAAALLGLLHEGPMTGGQLMAAAERRLAPYWSMTRSQVYRELPVLAERGLVRLGKPGPRMSQPYSLTASGKRTFSRWLTEYPGRDTIRNPIALRMAFGELHSASQLKSLYASANEYHTEALAQVREQVKNAKRDGETYDASALEFAVAYHRAALSWLKSAPVG, from the coding sequence ATGGCGGATTCCGGAGTCAACCCCACGGCGGCGGCCCTGCTCGGGCTGCTCCATGAGGGTCCCATGACAGGCGGTCAGTTGATGGCCGCCGCTGAGCGCCGGCTGGCGCCGTACTGGTCGATGACCCGCAGCCAGGTCTACCGCGAGTTGCCGGTGCTGGCCGAGCGAGGTCTGGTGCGGCTCGGCAAGCCGGGCCCGCGGATGAGTCAGCCGTACTCGCTCACCGCCAGTGGGAAACGGACATTTTCCCGCTGGCTGACCGAGTACCCGGGGCGGGACACCATCCGCAACCCGATAGCGCTCCGGATGGCCTTCGGCGAGTTGCATTCCGCCAGCCAGCTCAAGAGCCTGTACGCCTCCGCCAACGAATACCACACCGAGGCCCTGGCCCAGGTGCGAGAACAGGTCAAGAACGCCAAACGGGACGGGGAGACCTACGACGCCAGCGCGCTGGAGTTCGCCGTCGCCTACCACCGCGCGGCCCTGTCGTGGCTGAAGTCCGCCCCCGTCGGGTGA
- the pruA gene encoding L-glutamate gamma-semialdehyde dehydrogenase: MDAVFSVPEPRNEPVRNYEPGSPDRDRLQRRLTELAAERIDLPMTIGGEQRMAAGDPINVVQPHKHAHVLGVTAHATHDDARAAIKAAKDAAPMWRALPFEERAAIFLRAAELLAGPWRDTLNAATMLGQSKTAIQAEIDAACEFIDFLRFNVHFARRLLEEQPSSSAGVWNRFDHRPLEGFVYAVTPFNFTAIAGNLPSAPALLGNTVIWKPGPTQQFAAHFTMRLFEAAGLPPGVINMVTGRGEEVSDVVLADPDLAGIHFTGSTKVFQQLWRTVGDNIARYRGYPRLVGETGGKDFVVAHTSADVDALHTALIRGAYEYQGQKCSAASRAYVPRSLWEGGLRDRLAATTDSLTYGDVADFSNFGGAVIDDKAFSRHTAALELIAGDDTCRVLAGGTADDSVGYFVRPTLFECSDAAHETFTTEYFGPILGVHVFDDARFDEVVAQAESIAPYALTGSVFATDRRVIDAVGERMRYAAGNFYINDKPTGAVVGQQPFGGARASGTNDKAGSWLNLVRWVSPRTIKETFVPPTDHTYPHMG; encoded by the coding sequence ATGGATGCCGTGTTCTCCGTACCCGAGCCGCGCAACGAGCCGGTTCGCAACTACGAGCCGGGCAGCCCCGACCGGGACCGGCTCCAGCGGCGGTTGACCGAGCTCGCCGCCGAGCGCATCGACCTGCCGATGACCATCGGTGGCGAGCAGCGGATGGCCGCCGGTGACCCGATCAACGTCGTGCAGCCGCACAAGCACGCGCACGTGCTCGGTGTGACCGCGCACGCCACCCACGACGACGCCCGCGCCGCGATCAAGGCGGCCAAGGACGCCGCCCCGATGTGGCGGGCGCTGCCGTTCGAGGAGCGCGCCGCGATCTTCCTGCGCGCCGCCGAGCTGCTCGCCGGCCCGTGGCGGGACACGCTCAACGCCGCCACCATGCTCGGCCAGTCGAAGACCGCGATCCAGGCGGAGATCGACGCGGCCTGCGAGTTCATTGACTTCCTCCGGTTCAACGTGCACTTCGCCCGGCGCCTGCTCGAGGAGCAGCCCAGCTCCTCGGCCGGGGTCTGGAACCGCTTCGACCACCGCCCGCTGGAGGGCTTCGTCTACGCGGTCACCCCGTTCAACTTCACCGCCATCGCCGGCAACCTGCCCTCGGCGCCGGCGCTGCTCGGCAACACGGTGATCTGGAAGCCGGGCCCGACCCAGCAGTTCGCCGCGCACTTCACCATGCGGCTGTTCGAGGCGGCCGGCCTGCCGCCCGGCGTGATCAACATGGTCACCGGCCGGGGCGAGGAGGTCTCCGACGTCGTGCTCGCCGACCCGGACCTGGCCGGCATCCACTTCACCGGTTCGACCAAGGTCTTCCAGCAGCTGTGGCGGACCGTCGGCGACAACATCGCCCGCTACCGGGGCTACCCCCGGCTGGTCGGCGAGACCGGCGGCAAGGACTTCGTGGTCGCGCACACCAGCGCCGACGTGGACGCCCTGCACACCGCGCTGATCCGCGGCGCCTACGAGTACCAGGGCCAGAAGTGCTCGGCGGCTTCGCGGGCGTACGTGCCGCGCTCGCTGTGGGAGGGTGGCCTGCGGGACCGGCTGGCTGCCACCACCGACTCGCTCACCTACGGCGACGTGGCCGACTTCAGCAACTTCGGCGGCGCGGTGATCGACGACAAGGCGTTCTCCCGGCACACCGCCGCTCTGGAGCTGATCGCCGGCGACGACACCTGCCGGGTGCTGGCCGGTGGCACCGCCGACGACTCGGTCGGGTACTTCGTCCGGCCGACGCTCTTCGAGTGCAGCGACGCCGCCCACGAGACCTTCACCACCGAGTACTTCGGGCCGATCCTGGGCGTGCACGTCTTCGACGACGCCCGCTTCGACGAGGTGGTCGCGCAGGCCGAGTCGATCGCCCCGTACGCGCTGACCGGGTCGGTGTTCGCCACCGACCGTCGGGTGATCGACGCGGTTGGTGAGCGGATGCGGTACGCGGCCGGCAACTTCTACATCAACGACAAGCCCACCGGCGCGGTGGTCGGGCAGCAGCCCTTCGGTGGCGCCCGGGCCAGCGGCACCAACGACAAGGCGGGTTCCTGGCTGAACCTGGTCCGCTGGGTGTCGCCGCGCACGATCAAGGAGACGTTCGTGCCGCCGACCGACCACACGTACCCCCACATGGGCTAG